Proteins from a single region of Haloterrigena alkaliphila:
- the dndC gene encoding DNA phosphorothioation system sulfurtransferase DndC has translation MASSSGKADDVESSDGKTSVFEYRGLQDIQKEIQETYIADDRPWVIGYSGGKDSTTVLQLIWYAVKDLPDEKQTNPIYVISSDTLVETPKIVNHITSTLENINEYAEKEDLPFEAQKVYPDVSDSFWVNLLGRGYPAPNQNFRWCTDRLKIDPADQFIRDKVSDHGEVIVVLGARKAESATREQVMNLHSIEGSNLSRHSKFASAYVYTPIEDWLVDDVWTYLLQNECPWGKNNRDLAALYQEADDECPMVIDTNTPSCGNSRFGCWTCTVVSEDKAMENMVDGGEDWMKPLLDYRNLLKETQDPDKKPMYREMKGRKHGYIREKNNGGTGVIPRAYKLEFRKHLLRKLLETQKQVNELRGDEMDYLELIQEEELREIRRLWRQEEADWEDSVPRIYNEVMDDELEWTKDDLGTFTEEEAAVLEDVCEAHDIPPKLIKRLLDTELQHHGMKRRAAIYDKIDKIFREDWRSIQEVAAEIDGEEPERWEYDLEYEDLA, from the coding sequence ATGGCATCGAGTAGCGGCAAAGCAGACGATGTCGAATCATCGGACGGGAAGACGTCCGTTTTTGAATATCGAGGCCTTCAGGATATTCAAAAGGAGATTCAGGAGACCTATATTGCTGACGACCGGCCCTGGGTGATTGGTTATAGCGGTGGCAAGGACTCTACCACGGTGCTCCAGCTGATCTGGTATGCAGTCAAGGATCTGCCGGATGAGAAACAGACAAACCCGATCTATGTGATCTCGAGCGATACGCTTGTTGAGACCCCGAAGATTGTCAACCATATTACATCCACCCTCGAGAATATTAACGAGTATGCAGAGAAAGAGGATCTCCCGTTCGAGGCACAAAAGGTCTATCCTGATGTCAGCGACTCGTTCTGGGTGAATCTCCTTGGCCGTGGCTACCCGGCCCCGAACCAGAACTTCCGCTGGTGCACGGACCGGCTAAAAATTGATCCAGCGGACCAGTTTATCCGGGACAAGGTTTCCGACCACGGGGAAGTGATCGTGGTGCTTGGTGCCCGCAAGGCGGAGAGCGCAACCCGTGAACAGGTCATGAACCTGCACAGCATCGAAGGCAGCAACCTATCCCGGCATTCGAAGTTCGCTAGCGCCTACGTCTACACACCGATCGAGGACTGGCTGGTAGACGACGTCTGGACCTATCTACTCCAGAACGAGTGTCCCTGGGGGAAGAACAACCGGGATCTGGCCGCACTGTACCAAGAGGCTGACGACGAGTGTCCCATGGTGATCGACACGAACACGCCGTCCTGCGGAAATAGCCGGTTCGGCTGCTGGACGTGTACCGTCGTCAGTGAGGACAAAGCGATGGAGAACATGGTTGATGGCGGTGAAGACTGGATGAAGCCGTTGCTCGACTACCGGAACCTCCTAAAGGAAACTCAGGACCCGGACAAGAAGCCGATGTACCGCGAGATGAAGGGCCGAAAGCACGGCTATATCCGGGAAAAGAACAACGGCGGGACCGGTGTGATCCCGCGGGCCTACAAGCTTGAGTTCCGGAAGCATCTCCTCCGGAAACTGTTGGAGACGCAGAAGCAGGTGAACGAACTTCGCGGCGACGAGATGGACTACTTGGAGCTCATTCAGGAAGAGGAGCTCCGGGAGATCCGCCGGCTGTGGCGGCAGGAAGAAGCGGACTGGGAGGATTCTGTGCCCCGGATCTACAACGAGGTCATGGACGATGAACTGGAATGGACTAAAGATGATCTGGGGACGTTTACAGAAGAGGAAGCAGCCGTGTTAGAAGACGTATGTGAGGCCCACGATATCCCACCGAAACTCATCAAACGGCTACTTGACACGGAACTGCAGCACCACGGCATGAAACGCCGGGCGGCCATCTACGACAAGATCGATAAGATCTTCCGCGAAGACTGGCGCTCGATCCAGGAGGTCGCAGCCGAGATCGACGGTGAAGAGCCGGAACGGTGGGAATATGACCTTGAATACGAGGATCTCGCATGA
- a CDS encoding helix-turn-helix domain-containing protein, with translation MYLKDLGLSKYEAHAYVNLLQCGISTAQEFSDGADVPQPRVCDALDELSWK, from the coding sequence ATGTATCTCAAGGATCTCGGGTTATCAAAATACGAGGCCCATGCGTACGTGAACCTCTTACAGTGCGGTATCTCTACCGCTCAGGAATTCTCCGACGGCGCTGATGTCCCCCAACCACGCGTGTGCGACGCGCTCGATGAGCTCTCATGGAAGTGA